In one Alphaproteobacteria bacterium genomic region, the following are encoded:
- the recN gene encoding DNA repair protein RecN — protein sequence MLTSIFIKNIVLINELHIDFKTGLNVLTGETGAGKSILLDSLGLSLGYRSDVGLIRHGQDKAMVVSSFDLEKNHPVFKILSEQDIETEDSELILKRTISADGKSKGYINGMPVPINFMRKVGNELVEIHGQFETQGLLNVKNHINVLDSFAGTDKDKKEVASLYYKLKDLKSKLADLEMQAENSARDEEYYAFAYQEIDKVDPQPNEEQEISELRYKLLNQGKIIDALKEVRENLTDYQGAESKLSSAIVAIDKVADKAGEEINPLTNALDGAMAEMQNSIIELQEYMNKTSEISLSSLEEVEERFFLLKGLARKYKCSVDDLVKVKDDFKAKLDLIENIDEEIRKVKSNIKEAKVNYLSKAEALSLERKKYGENLTNFVMKELPELKLEKARFKVAIKSKDISSDGIDNVEFKIATNPKSPLGDLNKIASGGELARFMLAIKVIVAKNASLPVMIFDEVDSGVGGATADAVGKKLFSLSKHLQLLVITHSAQVAARAHNHLKVQKAMIGEDLLTNIKIIDDNHRVDEIARMISGEEITEEGVKLAEKLLS from the coding sequence ATGTTAACATCTATTTTTATAAAAAATATAGTATTGATAAATGAGCTCCATATAGACTTTAAAACGGGGCTTAATGTTCTTACAGGTGAAACTGGAGCGGGTAAATCTATACTGTTAGATAGTTTGGGTTTGTCTTTAGGATATCGCTCGGATGTTGGGTTGATTCGTCATGGGCAAGATAAAGCTATGGTGGTTTCTAGTTTTGATTTAGAAAAGAATCACCCTGTTTTTAAAATTCTTTCAGAACAAGATATAGAAACTGAAGATAGTGAATTGATTTTAAAAAGAACTATATCTGCTGATGGAAAGAGTAAAGGTTATATAAATGGGATGCCTGTCCCAATTAATTTTATGAGAAAAGTTGGAAATGAATTGGTTGAAATTCATGGTCAATTTGAGACTCAAGGATTGTTGAATGTTAAAAATCATATCAATGTTTTAGACTCTTTTGCGGGAACAGATAAAGATAAAAAAGAAGTTGCGAGCTTATACTATAAATTAAAAGATTTAAAATCGAAATTAGCAGACTTAGAAATGCAAGCAGAAAACTCTGCTAGAGATGAAGAATATTATGCATTTGCATATCAAGAAATAGATAAGGTAGATCCTCAGCCAAATGAAGAGCAAGAGATAAGCGAGTTAAGATATAAACTCCTTAATCAAGGTAAAATAATTGATGCACTAAAAGAGGTGAGAGAAAACTTAACTGACTATCAAGGTGCTGAAAGCAAGCTTTCATCAGCTATTGTTGCTATAGATAAAGTAGCTGATAAAGCTGGAGAAGAAATAAATCCTCTAACAAATGCTTTAGATGGTGCAATGGCAGAAATGCAAAACTCTATTATAGAGCTTCAAGAATATATGAATAAAACTAGTGAAATATCTTTAAGCTCTTTGGAAGAGGTGGAAGAAAGATTCTTCTTATTAAAAGGTTTAGCTAGAAAATATAAATGCTCAGTTGATGATTTGGTGAAAGTTAAAGATGATTTTAAAGCTAAATTAGATTTAATCGAAAACATTGATGAAGAAATCAGAAAAGTTAAATCTAATATTAAAGAAGCTAAGGTTAATTATTTAAGTAAAGCTGAAGCTTTATCTTTAGAGCGAAAAAAATATGGAGAAAATTTAACTAACTTTGTAATGAAAGAACTGCCAGAGTTAAAACTAGAGAAGGCAAGATTTAAAGTTGCAATTAAGTCTAAAGATATTTCTTCAGACGGTATTGATAATGTAGAATTTAAAATTGCTACAAATCCCAAATCTCCTTTGGGCGATTTAAATAAAATCGCTTCAGGTGGTGAGTTAGCAAGGTTTATGCTAGCTATTAAAGTTATTGTTGCGAAGAATGCTTCTCTACCAGTTATGATATTTGATGAAGTAGATTCTGGTGTCGGTGGAGCTACTGCTGATGCTGTGGGTAAAAAGTTATTCTCTTTGAGTAAGCATCTGCAATTACTTGTTATTACTCATAGTGCACAGGTTGCAGCTAGAGCCCATAATCACCTTAAAGTACAAAAGGCTATGATTGGAGAAGATTTATTGACTAATATTAAGATAATAGATGACAATCATAGAGTTGATGAAATAGCTCGAATGATATCGGGAGAAGAAATTACAGAAGAGGGTGTAAAGCTCGCAGAAAAATTACTGTCTTAA
- a CDS encoding outer membrane protein assembly factor BamD: MKKITLLLLLMISACARTQVPVVDDSYQEETVADLYIKAKSFLDNESYQSAVEAFEELERQHPYSVWATKSQLMSAYSYYKNMKYDDALLALDRYIELHPVDKDIAYAYYLRALCYYEQIQDVTKDQTVTELALYSMDEVIRRFPKTSYAKDAKLKIDLTKTNLAGQQMSIGRYYLNRKFYNAAINRFNNVVKDYQTTAYIEEALYRLVESYLSIGIYTEAKKMGAILSYNYPNSEWYRLAYNLLKENNLADQ; the protein is encoded by the coding sequence ATGAAGAAAATTACTCTATTATTGCTATTAATGATTAGTGCCTGTGCTAGAACACAAGTTCCAGTTGTTGACGACTCTTATCAAGAAGAAACCGTTGCTGATTTATATATCAAAGCTAAGAGTTTTTTGGATAATGAAAGTTATCAATCCGCTGTTGAGGCTTTTGAAGAGCTTGAAAGACAGCATCCTTATTCTGTTTGGGCAACAAAATCACAACTTATGTCAGCATACTCTTATTACAAAAATATGAAATATGATGATGCTTTACTTGCTTTAGATAGATATATAGAGCTACATCCTGTTGATAAAGATATAGCTTATGCTTATTATTTAAGAGCTCTTTGCTATTATGAGCAAATTCAGGATGTAACGAAAGATCAAACTGTTACAGAATTAGCATTGTATTCTATGGATGAAGTTATAAGAAGATTCCCTAAAACTAGCTATGCAAAAGATGCTAAGTTGAAAATAGATTTAACTAAAACTAATCTTGCTGGACAGCAAATGTCTATAGGGAGGTACTATTTAAATAGAAAGTTTTATAATGCAGCAATAAATAGATTTAATAATGTTGTCAAAGACTATCAAACAACAGCATATATAGAAGAGGCTTTATATAGATTGGTTGAGAGCTACTTATCTATTGGTATATATACAGAAGCTAAAAAAATGGGAGCTATATTGTCTTATAATTATCCAAACAGTGAATGGTATAGGTTAGCTTATAATTTGCTTAAAGAAAATAATTTAGCTGATCAATAA
- a CDS encoding OmpA family protein — protein sequence MKKIVFLLMAVASVSGCSHIQQKLEDNRIARYNKAVNPEKHKSFVYREDAFDVFKGLECNKYKDSFIEQAKVQIGENETLDLYSKIIAMEYFDLAMNEYKNEKDYIDGRYFFNKAVSAAKGTYPLPENVRDWRVERRRFEEIKWASEDMMNLIYDEGILKDPINVAKAQVYFDCWIEEQAENATSLEARTCKKNFSDKWSMAFNNIHSYGEGSSLYASEESLDAIVDGFSMDENAKYLDLEEVRDLYYANYLNVEEAQEEMEVIEEEIISLIKEEFPEEADSDIKIEKVSNGEYNLFFALNYTSPKSGDVVKISSIAEAFKAGDYSYIIIKAYTDRSGSDKVNKRISENRGRTIKNMLIKEGIDASKVSFFAFGENATPDQDGVKNSEYRKVVVNFQ from the coding sequence ATATTCAACAAAAATTAGAAGATAATAGAATAGCGAGGTACAACAAAGCTGTTAATCCAGAAAAACATAAAAGTTTTGTTTATAGAGAAGATGCTTTTGATGTTTTTAAAGGTCTTGAGTGTAATAAATATAAAGATTCTTTTATAGAGCAAGCTAAAGTTCAAATCGGAGAAAATGAAACTTTAGATTTATATTCTAAAATTATTGCTATGGAATATTTTGATTTAGCTATGAATGAATATAAAAATGAAAAAGACTATATTGACGGAAGGTATTTCTTTAATAAAGCTGTAAGTGCTGCAAAAGGAACATATCCTTTGCCAGAGAATGTTAGAGACTGGAGAGTTGAAAGAAGAAGATTTGAAGAGATTAAATGGGCATCAGAAGATATGATGAATCTTATTTATGATGAGGGTATTTTAAAAGATCCTATAAATGTTGCTAAAGCTCAAGTTTATTTTGACTGCTGGATTGAAGAACAAGCAGAAAATGCTACAAGTTTAGAAGCAAGAACTTGTAAAAAGAATTTTTCAGACAAATGGTCAATGGCATTTAATAATATTCATAGTTATGGAGAAGGCTCAAGTTTATATGCTTCAGAGGAAAGTTTGGATGCAATCGTAGATGGTTTCTCTATGGATGAAAATGCTAAATATTTAGATTTAGAAGAAGTTAGAGATTTATATTATGCAAATTACTTGAATGTAGAAGAAGCTCAGGAAGAAATGGAAGTTATAGAAGAAGAGATTATTTCTCTTATCAAAGAAGAATTCCCAGAAGAAGCTGATTCTGATATAAAAATAGAAAAAGTATCAAATGGAGAATATAATTTATTCTTTGCTTTAAACTACACATCTCCTAAATCTGGGGATGTAGTGAAAATTAGTAGTATTGCAGAAGCATTTAAAGCCGGTGATTATAGTTATATAATTATCAAAGCTTATACTGATAGATCAGGCTCTGATAAAGTTAATAAAAGAATTTCAGAAAATAGAGGAAGAACTATTAAAAATATGTTAATAAAAGAGGGGATTGATGCTTCTAAGGTTTCATTCTTTGCTTTCGGTGAGAATGCTACTCCAGATCAAGACGGAGTTAAAAACTCTGAGTATAGAAAAGTAGTGGTTAATTTTCAGTAG